The genomic segment TCGGCGCCAATACGTACGGCGGTAACCCGGGTGTCGTTGGCTTCTATACCACCTCGATGGACCAGACGGGCATCTTCTTTATCAACAGTTCGGTCACGATCACGGGGATCACCGACGGGACGAGTAACACGTTCATGTTCGGCGAGCGCAACCGCCTCGACCCCACCTACGACCGCATCTACGGCGGCGGTACGGCCGGCGCGTTCGGCCAGCGCAGCGGCTGGGCGTGGAGCAACAATCTGCCCGGCTTCGACTACCTCTTCGGTGCCGTTCAGACGATCAACTGGGTGATGCCGACCAACCTGACCAGCGACCCCGGCTACGTGAACGAGGACCAGCGGTTCTCGGTTTACGGTTCCCAGCACACCAACGGGGCCAACTTCTGCTTCGCGGACGGTTCGGTCCGGTACCTGACCAACAGCGTCCCGGTGCTCATCCTCCAGGAACTCTCCACCCGGGCCAACGGCGAGGTCATCGACGCCAGCCAGTACTGAGCGCCGTTCCCCCGCGCACCTGGCGCCGGCCGGGTGCGCTGTCCCTATTTTCCCTCACAGGTCGCACATCACATGTTACGTCTCCGGAGCGCGGTGCGCGGGGTGGCCCGGTTGAGTCTGGGTGTCGTCCTCGTCCTGGGGGGGTGCTCCCACTCAGCGAGTTACACACAGAACGAATCGGTCGAAGGGACGGTCACCCTGGACGGCGTCCCGGTCGCGAACGCCGTGGTCCAGTTCGTGCCCGACATCGACCCGAAGGTACAGGCCCCGAGTTCGAGCGGGTACACCGACGAGAAGGGGCACTTCAAGCTGACGTGCGACAACACGAAGCCGGGAGCCGTCGTCGGGAAGCACAACGTGGTCGTGTTACCCGGGCGCAGCGGCGGCGGGGCGGACGACGAGGAGGCGAAGGCCGCCCCGCGGGCCAAGGTCGCTCCCGTCCCGAACGTTTACTCGCTCGCGTCCACAACCCCGCTGAAGATCGAAGTCACGGTCGAGAATCACTCCTACGATCTGGCGCTGACAAAGCGGGGGCAATAAGCACGGGGTCGTGGGTTGTGGGCCGGCGGTCCACAACCCATATTTTCAGCAAACTCCCACCCTTCTCGTCAGATCCGGGCCCCCTCCGAAGGTCAACTCGGTTTTCTGCCTCTGAATTTGGACGGCACGAGTTCGGAAGTTTGCGGCGCCTCGGGCGGTCTGCCGTGGGTAAGTGTTCCCCTTCGGAATCAATCCGATTACAGTCGTTTCACGTTCGCGGTTTGTTGCCCGTGCGCGTACGGGTCAGTTCCAAACCAGGCGCTGTGAACCGCAGGAATGCGAAACGAGAGAGTGCGTGTGCCCCACCAGGGGGCATGGCGCGGCCCGTTGCCCACCCATTTCGGTAGTCCGTTCCCCGCGCCAGCCGGTAACATAACAGTCGCGAGCAGCGAGACGTCTCGAGGGACGGTATCAATGGCGATCGAGTTCGTGTGCCCCGCCTGCGGCGGTACGCTTCGGGTCGGTGATGAGACCGCCGGCCGGGTGATCCGGTGCGGCGGGTGCATGACCGCTCTGCGGGTGCCCGCCGCGGACGCCGACACCGGTCCGGCCGTGCCGCCGAATCCCTACGACAACGGGCGCCAGTACCCGCCGTCCGACCCGGCCCCGGCGCGCGGGCGGCCGGTGCCCGCCGCGGCGAACACCGCCTCGCTCCCGGACGCCCCGCCCGCGCGGCCGGTCGCGCCGCCCCGGCGGGCGCCCCGACCCGGACGACGACCGCGCGCGGGAACGCCGGTCCCGCCGCCGCCCGCCCCCGCCCCCCGCTGGTAGGGGCGTGTTCTTCTGGCTGGTGGTGGTCGGCGCGGTTCTGCTCGTGGGCGTCGTCGGCTGCTGTGGTGGTCTGTTTCTCATCATGCCGGACACCAAGTGGCAGACGCACGAGTCCAAGGAGGGCGGCTTCAAGGTGGAACTGCCCAGTAAGCCGCACCCGGACGTGGCGCGCGCGGCCGATTTGCAGTTGGAGAAGGGGACGAAGGCCGAAGGGACGATCCTGCTCAAGCGCGGGGGGGTGCGGTTCGTGGTCATCTACCGCGACATCGGATCGGCCAAGCAGCGGCGCAAAACGGACGAACAGGAACTCAACGACCGGATCGATCGGCTCCAGCGAGTGTTGGAGGCGGAGCAGATCAGTAGTAACCCGATCACCGTCAACGGCTTCCCCGGGCGCGAGGTCACCCTCCAGACGCGGAAGTACGGGTGGCACGCGGTGCGGGTCATCGTGGCCGATACGCGGCTGTACATCCTCTTCGCCGGCGGCGGCGTGGCGCTCCCCGGCGACCCCATGGTCTACCGGTTCCTCAACTCGTTCGAAATCACCGAGCCGGAACTCCTGCAAGAGGGCAAACGGCGCGAGCAACAGGCGAAACTCGCGCCCGACGCGCCCAAGCCGGGCGGAGACGAGAAAGCGAACCCCTGGAAAGGGAGGGATGACACCGAGGTCGCCGATGTGGCGCCCGGCCGTGCGGCCGAGGAGGCTCAGAAGGCCCAGGCCGCGGCGAAAAATCTCCGCGGCGCGGCCGCGGAAGTCGCCGCCTTCGCCCTCACGCGTGCGGCCGAGGAGGCCCAGGCCGCACGCGACGCGGCCCCTGTCGCGCCGCCGGTTGAAGTGGCGCCGCACCCGCGCCCGGTCGGTGACTCCTCTTCGCCTTCGGCTGTTGCGCCAGCCGCAGCGGTCGAAGTGGCGCCGCACCCGCGCCCGGTTCGGAATTGATACCGCCTTGTTCGGCCCGTCGGTGCGGGTACTTCTTATGTAGCCGGTCGGTGCTCCGCGCGCCGTGGGGCTGCGGCCTCACAGCGGCCGGCCACAGTCAGAAATCACGACGATCCCGTATCAGTCCGGGACGTCCCCTTCCTCAGCTCACCAGTTCCGCGATCGGCTCGCCGTCGTCGAGGAGCTGGATCGGGCGGCCGGTGAAGTCGGGCACCTTCTGCTTCCAGTCGATGCCGAGCGCGTGGTACACCGTGCCCAACACGTTCTGGGCGGTCACCGCCCGCGTCTTCGGGCGCTCGCCGCGGCTGTCCGTCTGGCCCACCACCTGGCCCGCCCGGACCGCGCCCGCGAACAGTGCGAAACCGGTCTCCGGCCAGTGGTCGCGGCCGTTCTGCGAGATCTTCGGCGTGCGGCCGAACTCGCCCCACACCAGCACGAGCACCTCTTTATCGAGCCCGCGCTCGTGCAGGTCGGTGACGAGCGCGTGGATGCCGCGGTCGAGCAGCGGGAGCATCGTCTTCATGCCGCTGAAGATCGTGCCGCCGGCGCCGCTCACCACGTTCCCGTGGTGGTCCCACAGGCCGGCGCGGAGCGTCACCACCGGCACCCCGGCCTCGACCAACCGCCGGGCCAAGAGGAACTGGTGCCCGTCCCACTGCGAGTCCGGCTTGGTGCCGACGTAGACGTACTTCTCGTACCGGTTCTCGCCGTACTTCGCCCGCACCTTGACCGGCTCTTTCGTCAGATCGAACGCCTCGCGGGCCTTCGGGGACGTGATGATGTCCAGCGCCCGCGCCGTGTAGGCGTCCATGTCGGCGCCCTCGCGCCGCGCGTCCGCGGTGCGGCGCATGGTGTCGAACGCTTTGAGCAGATCGCGGCGGTCGTCGAGCTTCGCCGGGGAAACGTCGCGGTGCAGGCTCAGGGTCCGCACGCCCTCGGTGCCGGCGAGCTGGAGGGGCCGGTGCGTGGCGCCGAGGTACTGGGGGCTCTCGTAGCTCGTGGTGGTGGTGCCGTACTCCAGGCTCACGTACCCCGGCAGCCTCGGGTCGCCGCCGCGGAACTTGCTCACCACCGCGCCGAACGACGGCCGGTGCTGCGCCTTCGGGAAACCGGTGTACACCTCTTCCAGCTCGTGCTGCATCGGTTCCACGAACTGCACCGTGCGGACCAGCGCGAGCTTGTCGGCGATCTTCGCCTGGAGCGGCATGTGCTCGCAGACGTCGAAGCCGGGCAGGTTCGTCCGGATCGGGTTGAACTCGCCGCGGTAGCCGGCCGGGGCGTCCGGCTTCATGTCGTACGTTTCCAGGTGCGACGGGCCGCCGGCGAGACAGATCATGATGACCGCCCGCGGGGTCCGGGCCGGTTCCCCCTGTGCGGCGCGCAAGCGCAGCAGGTCCGGCAGCGTCAGGCCCCCGAACCCGAGCGCGCCGGCCCGGAGGAAGTCGCGGCGTGTGCGGTCCCGGAGTGTGAGCACGTCGATCCCTCGTCGCGTGGAGAGCGGTTCCGGGCGGGGCGGGCGTAGATGAAATTATCGTGCAAAACCCATGTGAGAGTGTAGCACGAACCGCGGTCGGCGCACAGTTCGGGTCACCCCAGTAACGGTCGGAGCGGCACCGGGAACCCCGCCCATGCGGACTGGTAGGTTTCTTCCAGCGGGGCGGCGACGTGCGCTTGGGGCGTGAGGAACACCGGCATGTCGGCCAACCGGTCGCCGACCGCGAGCGGCTCCACGAACGCCGAGAAGGTGTTCCCGCCGACGGCGGCGTAAGCGGCGAGCGTGAGCGGCTTGTCCGCCGGCGGATCGAACCGTTTACCGGTGAGCGCGCGCCAAACGGCGTCGTGGAGCCCTTTCGGATCGCGGGGCGTCGGCGGGAACGGGTCGATGAGCAGCACATGCACACCCGCGCGGAGCAGTTCGACGCTCTTGTCGCGCAGGTCGGCGAACTCCGCCTTCGACGCCTTGTTACTCGGTGACACGATCTCGATGACGGCGACCAATCGCCGGTTCCGGACGTGTCGGACCGCGACGCGCCTCCGGCCGGCGGGCTTTCGCTTCTTGCCGTGTTCGGTACTGGCGACCCGCGTCACCGGCGGGGCCAGAGTGGCAACGCCGCCGTGCTCGTTCGTGGGCTCGTCCTCGACCGCGGGTGCGCCATCCGGAGTGGGTAGCGTGAGTGTCAACACGTCGGGAACATACGGCGGGGTCGTGTGTTCCGCCATCGCGAAGTAGCCGTCTGGCAAGCGCCCCGTGTTCAGCGCCTGGCGGATTGCGGCGATCCACGCGAAGTGGAAATCGTGGTAGTCGTTCGGATCGACCCGTGTCCAGTCGTGCATCGGCATCTTCGGTTCCTCCTCGCCGTGATTCTACCACGAGCAACCGGTTCCCCGGCCGTTGGCCGGGGCTGAGGAATCCCGGTCATTCAGACCGGACGGTAGGGACGACGTGCCGCCAGTCGTGTCGGGCGAGATTCTCGGTGCCTCCTGGAGTGACACCAGCCGGGCCATTCTCGGGTGGCCGACGGTCTCCGACAGTCGGTGGTCGCACCCCAGGTGCCGCGATCCGGTTCTCGGGTGGGTTCCGGCGTTCCGTCGCCGTCGGACTCGTCATTTCCCTTTCTTGGGCTGTTCCTTCTTCGGCAGCTCTTTTTTGGGTTCTTCCTTCTTGGGTTCGACCACGTCGATCGTCACGGGCGGCGGGATGAAGGCGTAGTCCTTGCCGCCCACCTTTGTTGTCACGCGGAACAGGAGCGGCGTGGCGCCGGCAGGAGTGGGCGGTTGCACCGTGAGCCCGATTTCGCCCTTCGTTTGCCCCTTGGGAATCGGTTTGATCGCCGGAACGATCGTCGGCGGAAGGTACAGCGGAGCGAGGACGATATCGGCGTCGGCGCCGTCACCGCGGGTCGCGTCCACCACGATCTTGCCGGCCTTGCCCTTTTCGATCGTCGCCGGCTCGGGAGTGAATTTGATCGTGAACGGCAACTTCTCCACCACCCCGAGCGCGCACTGGTTGAACATCTCGACCGGCGGGTTCGTCATACCGGCGAGGTTCGCTTTCACCGCGTCGGTCATCGTGCCGTACCGCGTGACGGTGGCGCCGTCAATACTCGCCGTCGCCTTCACCCGGAACGCGTACCCGCCGGTCTTCGTGCCGTCCTTCACGGCCAGGGGCACGAACGCGATCTGTTGGTTCGGCGGAAGGGCGCTCTTGCCGCTCAGCGCCGAATCGCCATCGATCGTCAGTTCCACCGACCCCGCGAAGCCGTTCAGCCGGCTGACGGTCGCGAAGACGCCCGTGCTGCCGCCGGCGGCGGCTTCGCCGCGATCGAACGCCAACGCCACGGTGAAGTCGGGGCCGACCGGCACCACGGACAGGTGGTACACCTCGTTCGGCCCCGACAGGAAGTTCTGGTGTTCGCACGCGATCACGTACTCGCCGTCGGCGGCCGGGGTGAACTCGAAGCGGTTGGCCGGCGCGGCCGGGTTGTTCGCCGCGACCTGCCCGCCCTTCGCGTCCAGCACGCGAACGAGAACCTCGGCCGGCGAGTTCACCTCGAACGTCAGCACGGAGATCGCGAGCTTTTGCCCCTTCTTGCCCGTGATGGCGAAGTGATCGACGTCCTTGGCTTTATCGAACTTCGCGGACACGCCGCCCGGCACCGGGAGCTTGTTCGCCTTCGCCGGTTCGTCGTTCGGTTCCTGCTCGGTGGCCTGCGGGTAGTCGGTCAGCAGCACCGGTAGCGGCCACCCGCCGGCGGGCGGCGCGACGTAGAACGCGGCCAGACCCGAATCGCTGGGAGCCGTCACGCTCACCGGATCGATGGCATCCGGCCCGGCGAAGCCGACGGTCACGGGCTTGCCGCGCTGGGCGGCGAGCGGATACGCGGTCGTCGCGCCGGGGAACTCGCCGATCCGCAACCGGTACGCGAAGTCCCCGCCGCCGCGGTGCGTGGTGTCGCGCACTTCCACGAGGATTTCGCCCGGCTCCTTGAACGTGTGCGTGAGCCGGCAGTCGCCCTGGAGGCCGGGCGTGTCGTCCGCGTAGAGGTCGATCAGTTCGCGCTTCGTCTTGGCGTCGTGCAGCACCACGATGGGGTCGAGCGGCGAGCCGATCCGGCGGGCCAGCACCTCGAAGGTGAGCTTCTGGTTCGCGTTCACTTTCACCTTGAAGAACTCGGACGTTTCGGCCGTGATAATACCGCTCACGGACACTGGTACGGTCACCGCCTGGGCGGCGTCCTTGGTGCGGTTCGCCGCGGTGGACGCGGCGAGCGGCAGCGCATCGACGACGAACGGCCGGGCGTTCGAGATGCCGTTCTTGGTGGCCACGCGGACCGTGTACAGGCCGATCGGGCACTTCGGATCGACGGTGACTTTTACCCGCAGTTTACCTGGCTCGGTGCCGTTCTTGTTGTCGGTGGGGATGGTCACTTTTGCGGGGCACCCGAGCAGCAGGCCGGTGGGGTCCGTGAGGTTGCCGCCGGTGAACGTGAGTTCGACCTCCTCGCCGACCTTCGCACCGAAGCTGGCCGGCGTGTTGATCGTCGGCGCCTGTGGCGCGGCGACGATGGCGGGCGCCTTCGGCTGCGCGACCGCTTCGCGGCTGGTACTCGTGAGCAGCACGGCACCGAGACCGAATCCGAACCCCAAAAACGTGATCGCCCAGGTGGGACGGCGTGACATGCGCAAACCTCGGGGGAGGAGAGTACAGGCGGGATGTGCCCGATGATACCGCCCGCGGGCGGCGGTGGCGAGAGGTTGCCCGCGCGGAACACACGGAAAAGCGGGCGCCCCGTCGCGCCGAACGAACGCGCGTCCTCCGGCGATTTTCAGCCCCCAGGGCTGGGTTCCTCAGCCCCGGGCAACGCCCGGGGAACGCCGTTCCCGTCGCCCCGCTTCCCGAATCATCGGCCCCGCACTCCGCCTTGCAATTCTTGCAACCTCTGCGTATCTCCCCGCGCGTCTTGCCTGCGCTCCGCGCGGAGGGTCTGCACCAATGTCCGCACGCCTCGCCGCCCTTGTTCTTTCCGCCGTTGCGCTCCCCGCGGCCGGGTGTACGTACAACCCGGCGGCGTTCCCGTTCATCGTGCC from the Frigoriglobus tundricola genome contains:
- a CDS encoding DUF1559 domain-containing protein, yielding MRSHPRSRSAFTLIELLVVIAIIAILIGLLLPAVQKVREAASRMKCSNNLKQLGLAAFSYEGAMSKFPPGVNLPYTTAVASGQSAGPVFPGQYMSLFEALLPYIEQQNLYNQLNFTTGQYGNALGQTSPAATIVQTYLCPSDTAPKQTTYTNGGKTYYFGANTYGGNPGVVGFYTTSMDQTGIFFINSSVTITGITDGTSNTFMFGERNRLDPTYDRIYGGGTAGAFGQRSGWAWSNNLPGFDYLFGAVQTINWVMPTNLTSDPGYVNEDQRFSVYGSQHTNGANFCFADGSVRYLTNSVPVLILQELSTRANGEVIDASQY
- a CDS encoding transthyretin-like family protein, yielding MLRLRSAVRGVARLSLGVVLVLGGCSHSASYTQNESVEGTVTLDGVPVANAVVQFVPDIDPKVQAPSSSGYTDEKGHFKLTCDNTKPGAVVGKHNVVVLPGRSGGGADDEEAKAAPRAKVAPVPNVYSLASTTPLKIEVTVENHSYDLALTKRGQ
- a CDS encoding DUF1501 domain-containing protein, which gives rise to MLTLRDRTRRDFLRAGALGFGGLTLPDLLRLRAAQGEPARTPRAVIMICLAGGPSHLETYDMKPDAPAGYRGEFNPIRTNLPGFDVCEHMPLQAKIADKLALVRTVQFVEPMQHELEEVYTGFPKAQHRPSFGAVVSKFRGGDPRLPGYVSLEYGTTTTSYESPQYLGATHRPLQLAGTEGVRTLSLHRDVSPAKLDDRRDLLKAFDTMRRTADARREGADMDAYTARALDIITSPKAREAFDLTKEPVKVRAKYGENRYEKYVYVGTKPDSQWDGHQFLLARRLVEAGVPVVTLRAGLWDHHGNVVSGAGGTIFSGMKTMLPLLDRGIHALVTDLHERGLDKEVLVLVWGEFGRTPKISQNGRDHWPETGFALFAGAVRAGQVVGQTDSRGERPKTRAVTAQNVLGTVYHALGIDWKQKVPDFTGRPIQLLDDGEPIAELVS
- a CDS encoding DUF4058 family protein, translated to MHDWTRVDPNDYHDFHFAWIAAIRQALNTGRLPDGYFAMAEHTTPPYVPDVLTLTLPTPDGAPAVEDEPTNEHGGVATLAPPVTRVASTEHGKKRKPAGRRRVAVRHVRNRRLVAVIEIVSPSNKASKAEFADLRDKSVELLRAGVHVLLIDPFPPTPRDPKGLHDAVWRALTGKRFDPPADKPLTLAAYAAVGGNTFSAFVEPLAVGDRLADMPVFLTPQAHVAAPLEETYQSAWAGFPVPLRPLLG